From the genome of Oncorhynchus clarkii lewisi isolate Uvic-CL-2024 chromosome 11, UVic_Ocla_1.0, whole genome shotgun sequence, one region includes:
- the LOC139420239 gene encoding ER membrane protein complex subunit 9 translates to MGEVELSCLAYVKMYLHACLFPRCSVNGLLLSSSPAGGAVCVTDCVPLLHTHLPLAPITQLALTQVDVWCAQTQQRIVGYYQANACVSDSSPTPCALKIADKIAEQCNNAVLLMIDGGKMSPDYRVPPIVMYERKDTRWTLKDKHTIMLRQWEETRDIASQLLDSGDHSLLVDFDSHLDDITRDWTNQKLNAKIAELASPANGNV, encoded by the exons ATGGGGGAAGTTGAGTTGTCCTGTCTCGCCTATGTGAAGATGTACCTGCACGCCTGTCTGTTTCCACGGTGCAGCGTCAATGGGCTGTTGTTGTCATCCAGCCCAGCAGGTGGcgctgtgtgtgtgacagactgCGTTCCCTTGCTTCACACTCACCTACCATTGGCTCCCATCACCCAGCTGGCTCTCACACAG GTGGATGTATGGTGTGCACAGACACAGCAGAGGATTGTGGGTTACTACCAAGCCAACGCCTGTGTGTCagacagcag CCCTACGCCATGTGCGTTAAAGATTGCAGACAAGATCGCAGAGCAGTGTAACAATGCAGTTTTGTTAATG ATTGATGGTGGAAAGATGTCTCCTGACTACAGGGTGCCTCCCATCGTGATGTATGAGCGAAAAGATACCCGCTGGACCCTCAAAGACAAACACAC GATAATGCTGCGGCAGTGGGAGGAGACTCGGGACATAGCCAGTCAGCTGCTGGACTCTGGAGATCACTCGTTATTAGTTGATTTTGACAGCCATTTGGACGACATCACTAGGGACTGGACAAATCAGAAACTGAATGCCAAAATAGCAGAGCTTGCCTCACCAGCCAATGGTAATGTTTGA
- the LOC139420238 gene encoding interferon regulatory factor 9 — protein MASGRIRSTRRLRSWMVDQVSSGKYPGLIWDDDAKTMFRIPWKHAGKQDFRSEEDGAIFKAWAVFKGKLSDGGRVDPASWKTRLRCALNKSPEFKEVPERSQLDISEPYKVYCLVPMNEQVLGNVKIKGRARAGGRKRRSSDSDSEEEEVKEEEVVVKQMKEEIITAPITMSVQEIDESVLTIQQDQFDQPLVILKSDGTVDELQVNVTIETVPPPGARDSFHVLVKYIGQEVLKREVIGSDVRIAYLPSSPVPPTLMMGGFPRIPLPESPSTLTSNPGIGPQLQALSTLLPFMEKGVILTSTGAGIYAKRYCQGRVFWTGPHSTTTGPHKMNRAVEPVLLFDREAFKMELDHFRSYGGDPPQCGITLCFGEEFSATEDPSSKLIITQITLPWAQQQVKEAEDFRESMTYLRDIASQSGDVTINLVPVPYP, from the exons ATGGCATCTGGGAGAATTCGCTCAACCCGCAGACTACGCTCCTGGATGGTAGACCAG GTCAGCAGTGGGAAGTACCCTGGCCTGATATGGGACGATGACGCCAAGACCATGTTTCGTATCCCCTGGAAACACGCCGGGAAACAGGACTTCCGCAGTGAAGAGGATGGTGCCATCTTCAAG GCATGGGCGGTGTTTAAGGGGAAGTTGTCCGATGGGGGTCGTGTGGACCCTGCCTCCTGGAAGACCCGGCTGCGCTGTGCTCTCAATAAGAGCCCGGAGTTCAAAGAGGTCCCCGAGAGGTCCCAGCTAGACATCTCCGAACCATACAAAGTTTACTGCCTTGTACCGATGAATGAAcaag TGTTGGGGAATGTTAAAATAAAGGGCCGAGCCAGagcaggagggaggaagagaaggagcagCGATTCAGAtagcgaggaggaggaggtgaaagaggaggaggttgTGGTCAAACAGATGAAAGAGGAGATCATCACCGCCCCAATCACCATG TCTGTTCAGGAGATTGATGAAAGTGTTCTTACCATCCAACAAGACCAGTTCGATCAGCCCTTGGTCATCCTGAAGAGCGATGGGA CGGTCGATGAGCTCCAGGTGAACGTCACGATTGAGACCGTCCCTCCCCCTGGAG cACGGGACTCGTTCCATGTCTTAGTGAAATACATAGGACAGGAGGTGCTTAAACGTGAGGTCATAGGCAGCGATGTCCGAATCGCCTACCTGCCCTCATCACCTGTTCCACCCACCCTGATGATGGGTGGGTTCCCACGCATCCCCCTCCCAGAGTCCCCCTCCACCCTGACCTCCAACCCTGGCATCGGGCCTCAGCTCCAGGCCCTCTCCACACTGTTGCCCTTCATGGAGAAAGGGGTGATCCTGACCTCCACGGGGGCAGGGATCTATGCTAAGCGCTACTGCCAGGGCCGGGTGTTCTGGACAGGGCCACATTCAACCACGACGGGACCCCACAAGATGAACCGTGCTGTGGAGCCCGTGCTGCTCTTTGACAGAGAGGCTTTCAAAATGG AGCTGGACCACTTCCGCAGTTACGGGGGAGACCCTCCTCAGTGTGGCATCACCTTGTGTTTCGGAGAGGAGTTCAGTGCCACAGAGGACCCATCCAGCAAACTCATCATCACACAG ATAACCCTACCCTGGGCTCAGCAGCAGGTCAAAGAAGCTGAAGACTTCCGGGAGTCAATGACCTACCTCCGTGACATAGCCAGCCAATCGGGAGATGTCACCATCAACCTGGTACCAGTGCCTTACCCCTGA